In Miscanthus floridulus cultivar M001 chromosome 5, ASM1932011v1, whole genome shotgun sequence, one genomic interval encodes:
- the LOC136453475 gene encoding protein G1-like7, whose translation MDPSGPGPSSVMGAAGGEAPAVAPQRPAQQLSRYESQKRRDWNTFLQYLRNHRPPLTLARCSGAHVIEFLRYLDQFGKTKVHAAVCAYYGQPAPPGPCPCPLRQAWGSLDALIGRLRAAYEESGGTPESNPFAARAVRIYLREVRDSQAKARGIPYEKKKRKRAQQAAAESSTSSSAAAGGSGSGRAAAAAAAASTAQAGGSSAAPSTT comes from the coding sequence ATGGATCCCTCCGGGCCTGGCCCGTCGTCGGTCATGGGGGCAGCAGGCGGCGAGGCACCGGCCGTGGCGCCGCAGCGTCCGGCGCAGCAGCTGAGTAGGTACGAGTCGCAGAAGCGGAGGGACTGGAACACGTTCCTACAGTACCTGCGGAACCACCGGCCGCCGCTGACGCTGGCGCGGTGCAGCGGCGCGCACGTGATCGAGTTCCTCAGGTACCTGGACCAGTTCGGCAAGACCAAGGTGCACGCCGCCGTGTGCGCCTACTACGGCCAGCCGGCCCCGCCGGGGCCCTGCCCGTGCCCGCTGCGCCAGGCGTGGGGCTCCCTCGACGCGCTCATCGGCCGCCTGCGCGCGGCGTACGAGGAGAGCGGCGGCACGCCCGAGTCCAACCCCTTCGCCGCGCGCGCCGTGCGGATCTACCTCCGCGAGGTGCGCGACTCGCAGGCCAAGGCGCGCGGCATCCCCTACGAGAAGAAGAAGCGCAAGCGCGCGCAGCAGGCCGCCGCGGAGTCTTCGACGAGTTCGTCCGCTGCTGccggcgggagcgggagcggcagggctgctgcagcagctgctgctgcgtcCACCGCTCAGGCCGGAGGGAGTAGCGCTGCACCGAGCACTACTTGA
- the LOC136455300 gene encoding protein STRICTOSIDINE SYNTHASE-LIKE 10-like, whose translation MVVGALPENLNADVGGQVPASRAIKREPTARQDAHQNTRRIQHALHETARAHTSKIIPRKLASWARAHTVVVLALFASPCAAAAQVKTTDTRWSFRVPLPSGVSGAESLAFDGKGEGPYAGVSDGRVLKWGGSTVGWTTYAHSANYRKIPLCTAGVVPSAETESMCGCPLGLQFHFKTGDLYIADAYLGPMRVGPGGGEAEVLATGSDDGVLFNFVNGLDVDQATGDVYFTDWSATYPRRFNTEIMMNADATGRLLRYDARTGGVTVLRSGLPYPNGVAVSRDGAQVVVANTVPCQAFRYFLRGARAGQYELLAWSGSGIQGKRQFHSSSLN comes from the exons ATGGTGGTGGGTGCACTGCCGGAGAACCTTAACGCCGATGTAGGTGGCCAG GTTCCAGCTTCCAGGGCCATAAAACGCGAGCCCACGGCGCGGCAAGACGCACATCAGAACACACGACGAATCCAGCACGCGCTGCATGAGACTGCGAGAGCGCACACATCGAAGATCATCCCCAGGAAGCTAGCTAGTTGGGCGAGAGCGCACACCGTCGTCGTCCTAGCGCTTTTCGCCTCGCCGTGTGCCGCCGCCGCGCAGGTCAAGACGACCGACACGCGCTGGAGCTTCCGCGTCCCTTTACCCAGCGGCGTGAGCGGCGCCGAGAGCCTCGCGTTCGATGGCAAGGGCGAGGGGCCCTACGCCGGCGTCTCGGATGGCCGCGTCCTCAAGTGGGGCGGCAGCACCGTCGGCTGGACAACGTACGCGCACAGTGCGAACTACAGGAAGATCCCGTTGTGCACTGCGGGCGTGGTGCCGTCGGCGGAGACTGAGAGCATGTGCGGCTGCCCCCTGGGCCTGCAGTTCCACTTCAAGACCGGCGACCTCTACATCGCCGACGCCTACCTAGGGCCCATGAGGgtcgggccgggcggcggcgaggcggaggTGCTGGCGACCGGCTCGGACGACGGCGTCCTGTTCAACTTCGTCAACGGCCTCGACGTCGACCAGGCCACGGGCGACGTGTACTTCACCGACTGGAGCGCGACGTACCCGAGGAGGTTCAACACGGAGATCATGATGAACGCGGACGCGACGGGACGGCTGCTCAGGTACGACGCGCGCACGGGGGGCGTCACCGTGCTCAGGTCCGGCCTGCCGTACCCGAACGGCGTGGCGGTCAGCCGCGACGGGGCGCAGGTCGTGGTCGCGAACACCGTGCCGTGCCAGGCGTTCAGGTACTTCCTCCGCGGCGCCCGGGCGGGGCAATACGAGCTGCTGGCGTGGTCAGGGAGTGGCATACAGGGCAAACGGCAATTTCACTCATCCTCCCTTAACTGA
- the LOC136450679 gene encoding thioredoxin-like fold domain-containing protein MRL7 homolog, chloroplastic: MMLRLPTLTALKPSTPTVSSNPVGCSHGRRRKLIFASSAPPPSSSASRPPKPTSNPEPPKPTHEARIRNPDDSTEAGFPTTKPRKPRRGRRGEAAAVEDFVRGRLEQVFASIRERNPDVLEGKGDILKPKADEEQVPDEEREGEGEQKPVVEEEDPSWPLDADVGWGIRASEYFDKHSIRNVTVDGVEIDWEGEVDEGWVKEINCLEWESFAFHPSPLVVLVFERYNRAADNWKFLQELEKAAKVYWNAKDRLPPRTVKVDINIERDLAYALQVRECPQLLFLRGNKILYREKEIRTADELVQMIAHFYYNAKRPSCVNPEAVASF, from the exons ATGATGCTTCGTCTCCCCACCCTCACCGCCCTTAAACCCTCAACCCCCACCGTCAGCTCGAACCCTGTCGGCtgcagccatggccgccgccgcaagCTCATCTTCGCCTCATCCGCTCCTCCGCCGTCTTCTTCGGCTTCACGGCCTCCGAAGCCGACGTCGAACCCGGAACCACCGAAGCCCACACATGAGGCCCGCATCCGGAACCCGGATGACTCCACCGAGGCGGGGTTCCCCACGACCAAACCCCGGAAGCCGCGCCGTGGGCGCCGTGGCGAGGCGGCAGCCGTGGAGGACTTCGTCCGCGGCCGCCTCGAGCAGGTCTTCGCCTCCATCCGGGAGCGCAACCCCGACGTCCTCGAGGGCAAAGGCGACATCCTGAAGCCGAAAGCCGACGAGGAGCAAGTACCAGacgaggagagggagggagagggagaacaGAAGCCtgtggtggaagaggaggacCCGAGCTGGCCGCTGGATGCCGATGTCGGGTGGGGGATCCGGGCGTCAGAGTACTTCGACAAGCACTCGATCAGAAATGTCACGGTGGACGGGGTGGAGATCGATTGGGAAGGGGAGGTCGACGAGGGGTGGGTCAAGGAAATCAATTGCTTGGAGTGGGAGAGCTTCGCATTCCACCCCAGCCCCTTAGTCGTCCTAGTCTTCGAGCGCTACAACAG GGCTGCTGACAATTGGAAGTTTCTTCAAGAATTGGAAAAGGCTGCTAAGGTATACTGGAATGCTAAAGATCGCTTACCTCCTCGG ACAGTCAAAGTTGATATAAATATTGAGAGAGATTTGGCATATGCACTTCAAGTAAGAGAATGCCCGCAGTTATTGTTCCTTAGGGGAAACAAGATCTTATACAGAGAAAAAG AGATAAGGACTGCAGATGAGCTGGTTCAAATGATTGCCCATTTCTACTACAACGCAAAGAGGCCTTCTTGCGTTAATCCTGAAGCTGTTGCTTCTTTCTAG